A DNA window from Castanea sativa cultivar Marrone di Chiusa Pesio chromosome 7, ASM4071231v1 contains the following coding sequences:
- the LOC142643550 gene encoding F-box/kelch-repeat protein At3g23880-like → MSQTSEPSPRQILLQKKDHLPHDIILNILANLPVKSVLRFRCVSKTWDSSITTPDFISTHLNLNNNNNNLAYLIHVYSDPIIPSNTTIPSFISGYDHTFNRVSEYSIPSALPLSRAHSADSCNGLVCLTQYGRFFTNIHLWNPSIRKFKRLSDSSLPQYYCISTGFAYDSKTNDYKVVKISQKGSPHNPGVELGAEVYTLRSDSWRRVGISLKNNAVILEKNQTSIFVSGALHWLEYVSEAQMHHYMILSFEVNNDKFREIALPDGQQEMLPQGLIAKPKRLMVFKGKLAFISRDFERINNINEDESYRDFRRSYLYKYNTCFIWVMEEYGVHESWSKLFFVQFDNAVDFLGCTSRGELLAIEYVVDSKFRCKAVVSIDFETQLLKYLGFRNLPQILTTFMESLVLLDGATELSG, encoded by the coding sequence ATGTCTCAAACAAGCGAACCTTCTCCTCGTCAGATCCTCTTACAAAAGAAGGACCATCTCCCACATGACATCATACTCAACATCTTGGCAAACCTACCTGTCAAGTCAGTCCTAAGATTCAGGTGTGTTTCAAAAACCTGGGATTCCTCAATCACTACTCCTGATTTCATCTCCACCCACCTTAatcttaacaacaacaacaacaacttagCTTATCTGATACACGTTTATTCTGATCCTATTATTCCTTCTAACACTACCATCCCAAGCTTCATAAGTGGTTACGACCACACATTTAATAGGGTTTCCGAGTACTCAATTCCCTCTGCTCTTCCTTTATCTCGTGCCCACTCAGCCGATTCATGCAATGGCCTGGTGTGTCTCACTCAATATGGGCGTTTTTTCACTAATATACATTTGTGGAACCCCAGCATTAGAAAGTTTAAGAGGTTGTCTGACTCTTCTTTACCTCAATATTATTGTATTTCTACTGGATTTGCTTACGATTCCAAGACCAATGACTACAAGGTTGTCAAGATCTCTCAAAAGGGTTCACCCCACAACCCTGGGGTTGAGCTTGGCGCTGAGGTTTACACATTGAGATCCGACTCTTGGAGAAGGGTTGGAATCTCATTGAAAAACAATGCTGTGATCCTTGAAAAAAATCAGACTTCCATATTTGTTAGTGGGGCTTTGCATTGGTTGGAATACGTTAGTGAAGCTCAAATGCATCATTACATGATTTTGTCATTTGAAGTCAATAATGATAAATTTAGAGAGATAGCACTCCCTGATGGACAACAAGAAATGCTACCACAAGGTCTAATTGCAAAACCAAAACGTCTGATGGTGTTCAAGGGGAAACTGGCCTTCATTTCAAGGGATTTCGAACGAATCAACAACATCAACGAAGACGAATCTTACAGAGACTTTAGGAGGTCGTACTTGTATAAATATAATACATGCTTCATATGGGTGATGGAAGAGTATGGTGTACATGAATCATGgagtaaacttttttttgtccAGTTTGACAATGCTGTTGATTTCCTTGGTTGCACCAGTCGCGGTGAACTGCTAGCCATAGAGTATGTAGTTGATAGTAAATTTAGGTGCAAGGCGGTTGTTTCGATTGACTTTGAAACTCAACTTTTGAAGTATCTTGGTTTCCGGAATCTTCCACAAATACTTACTACTTTCATGGAAAGCCTTGTGTTACTAGATGGAGCAACTGAGCTGTCAGGATAA